The Arthrobacter sp. D5-1 genome segment ATGTGGTGGCCAGTTACCTGCATGGCTCATTGCTGCCGAAGAACCCCGCGATAGCCGACTTCCTCATCCGAACGGCGGCCGAGCGCAAGTACGGCACCTTCATACCGGGCAAGCCCGACGACGACTACGCCCGCCTCGCGCGCGAACACGCCGCCCGCCGGCCGCGGTAGGCGCTACTTCTCCTTGGTGATCAGCAGTTCATGCGCGCCTGCCGTCGCGGCGCCCATGGACTCAACCACTTCTTTGGTTCGTTGGTAAGTGGCAGCGTCGGCTGCCGGTGATGCGCAGACTCCTTGTGGAGCGTCGCTGGCCACTGAGCACCATCGGTAGGGATCGCGGACAATCACCGAAGGTGCCCATGCAAGGTCCGAAGCGGTCCACGCACCGGCGGCGTTCTGGCTGAACTGGGCCCTCACCAGCAGCCCTTCGTTATTGAGTACGTACCAGGGCGACAGCTCGGTGACACCGTTGCCCAGTCCGTACACAATCCACGTGCCCTTGTAGTTTTCGATCGGCAGCACAGAGTGTGTGTGGTGCCCGTAGATCATGGTGAACTGCCCGCTGTCCACCAACGCGTGCGCAACATCCTGCTGCTGGGCATTGGCTTCGCTGGCATATTCGTCGCCTGCGTGCATCACTCCCAGGACGATGTCCGCTCCCAACGCCTTGGCTTGCGTTGCCTTGGCGATCATGGCTGCGGGATCAAGCTCGTCCACCAGCCACGGGTACTCGGGGATCTGGCCGTTGTGGCCGTAGGTACCGATGATGACTGCCACCTTGGCAGCCTCCGTTTGGAGCATCAGGATTTCCTTGGACTCCGCTTCGGTCCGGTAGGAGCCTGTGTGCTTGAGTCCGGCTGCGTCCAGGGCATCGAGCGTCCGCAGAAGCCCGTCGGTCCCTCGGTCAATGGTGTGGTTGCTCGCCGTGGTGCAGGCCTGGTAGCCAACCTCCTTGGAGGCGGTGATGATCTGCGGCGGGACGTTGAAGGACGGATAGGCCGAGAAGGGCCCTTCGGGCGTCGCCACCGGTGTTTCCTGATGACAGATGGCGAGGTCGCTGTTGCGGATATAGCGCCGCTGTCCTTCAAGGAGGGGCACGAATGTGTACCCGGGAAGGCCGGCCGCCGCGGCGTCGGCCCTTGCCTGTTGCCATAACTGGGTGTGGACCAGCATGTCGCCGGTCACGGTGATGGAGGTACAACGAAGTGCGGGGCACGCTGGGCCTTTGCCGGGAGTGGGGTTAGGCGCAGGAGTGCGGGTTGGCTTTGGGGACTCCGACGCGGGAGCAGAGGCCGCCGTGCTGCGGTCCTGGTTATCAGTCTCGGCAATGACGCCACAGGCGCCCAGCGACAATGCAGCCAAGGCGGTGATTGTCACGAGCATGGCCCGTGAACGACGGATCCGTTCTGCCGCAGATGTGATGTTCCCCATGGTTTTCATCCTACGGCGGATGCGCTGCACGCCCGGGCGTGCCGCTCTTGAGGACACGATTCTTACGTGAAAGAGTCACTTCATGACCAATCCCCTCCTGAGCCCCAGCCCGCTGCCGTATGGACTTCCGGCGTTCGCCAGCCTCACCCCTGGGCACTACGCCGAAGCTGTCGATGCCGGTTTGGCCAGCCACCTGCAGGACATCCAAGCCATCACGGACAACCTCGAACCGGCAACCTTCCAGAATACGGCCGTGGCCATGGAACGCTCCGGGCTCCTTCTGGACAGGGCTGCTGCAGCGTTTTTCACTGTGGTTTCGGCCGATGCCTCCGATGACATCAAGGCCCTGGAGACCGAGTTGTCACCCAAGTTCTCAGCGCACCAGGACGCCGTGTACATGAACCGTGCCCTGTATGAACGGTTCGCCGCTATCGACGTCTCCGATCTCGACCCGGAATCCTCCCGGTTGGTCGAAGAATACCTGAAGGAGTTCCGGCAGTCCGGGATCCAGCTTGATGCCCCTGGACAACAACGCCTGCGGGATGTCAACGCAGAACTCTCGCG includes the following:
- a CDS encoding CapA family protein gives rise to the protein MKTMGNITSAAERIRRSRAMLVTITALAALSLGACGVIAETDNQDRSTAASAPASESPKPTRTPAPNPTPGKGPACPALRCTSITVTGDMLVHTQLWQQARADAAAAGLPGYTFVPLLEGQRRYIRNSDLAICHQETPVATPEGPFSAYPSFNVPPQIITASKEVGYQACTTASNHTIDRGTDGLLRTLDALDAAGLKHTGSYRTEAESKEILMLQTEAAKVAVIIGTYGHNGQIPEYPWLVDELDPAAMIAKATQAKALGADIVLGVMHAGDEYASEANAQQQDVAHALVDSGQFTMIYGHHTHSVLPIENYKGTWIVYGLGNGVTELSPWYVLNNEGLLVRAQFSQNAAGAWTASDLAWAPSVIVRDPYRWCSVASDAPQGVCASPAADAATYQRTKEVVESMGAATAGAHELLITKEK